In Planctomycetota bacterium, the following are encoded in one genomic region:
- a CDS encoding ThuA domain-containing protein: MSCAFARRFVLALCFVNFAGWLSADEKPAADQKAVVDAKTTGDAKAASPPHHVVFLYNENHYRPQDTLPPLAKQLEAEQGYRTTLVKVEPGRGAASLDALKTADLLVIFVRREALPLAQLSALHSYLDAGKPLVAIRTASHAFSPKGAVPEGMGPWETFDADVLGGNYHGHYKADLGLDVKTVEANRGHEILTGVDLNGWHAPGELYQVSPIAKDCKVLLTGAIAGQPAEPLAWTRSVKNSRIFYTALGHPDHFTDARFRKLLANAMQWAMAGGDQPLFPYRKLKLRESGEALSPAEAYKALTTSTGLEAKLVLNEPQVAQPIYMSFDDRGRMWVIQYLQYPFPAGLKILSEDKFLRATYDKVPPPPPHHFPGLDKITIHEDTDGDGTYDKHKTFVQGLNIASAALKGRGGVWVLNPPYLLFYPDRNNDDVPDGDPEVHLSGFGMEDTHSVVNSLQWGPDGWLYAAQGSTVSGAVIRPGRDKQSTNSQGQLIWRYHPETRRYEIFAEGGGNAFGVEIDSVGRIFSGHNGGDTRGFHYVQGGYYQKGFAKHGALSNPFTFGYFPAMKHVKVPRFTHCTIIYEGGALPEQYAGRLFGVHPLLSHVVYSQLDRDGSSFQTTDLGHAVDSTDAWFRPVDIKLGPDGAIYVADMYEGQIAHLLHHEGKIDRSNGRIYRVQAAGAKPAKPINLAAASSAELAGYLAHPNKWVRRQALVVLGDRKDKSVAPQLLQNLQSEQGQVALESLWALNVIDALDEATALAALNHANPQVRAWTIRLRGDAKQVSPEFAARLESLAATETSVEVRSQLACTARRLPTAQCLPIVARLLTHSEDVEDIHLPLLLWWAIESKAGSDREQVAALFKDEAFWNLPLVSKHIAARAMRRFAAAGTRKDLMICALLLQQSPGEAHSKLLMQGFEEAFQGRPVTNLPPELLEAMSRFGGGSLVLGVRQGKADALEKALAAVTDEKGDISQRLQLVQVLGEVKQPQCVPVLLSVLAATTDDGLKMMVLTALQSYDAPQIAPAVIAAYPDLTDDVRSVAQSLLVGRKRWAIDLLAAVDRDQIPARGIPLDVVRKLTVHRDETIAAGVAKHWGKIDGATTAQMQTRIAQLRDTLESGNGTPYEGKKLFTTTCAKCHQLFGQGGQIGPDLTSFKRDDLSNMLVNIVNPSAEVREGFETYQAVTNDGRVVIGFLVERDNQVVVLRGADGQNVSLPQSEIEELARAPKSIMPEGQLDTMTEQQVRDLFAYLRSTQPLAN; encoded by the coding sequence ATGTCCTGCGCATTCGCTCGTCGATTCGTACTGGCTCTCTGTTTCGTTAACTTCGCCGGCTGGTTGTCGGCCGACGAAAAGCCCGCCGCGGATCAAAAAGCCGTCGTCGACGCCAAGACGACTGGCGACGCGAAAGCCGCCAGCCCGCCGCACCATGTGGTGTTCCTATACAACGAGAATCACTATCGGCCGCAAGACACGTTGCCACCGCTGGCCAAACAACTCGAAGCCGAGCAAGGCTACCGAACCACGCTCGTCAAAGTCGAACCGGGTCGCGGCGCGGCCAGCCTCGACGCGCTGAAGACCGCCGACCTGCTGGTCATCTTCGTGCGCCGCGAAGCGTTGCCCCTGGCGCAACTTTCGGCGCTGCACAGCTACCTCGACGCCGGCAAGCCGCTGGTGGCCATTCGCACCGCCAGTCACGCATTCAGTCCCAAGGGAGCCGTCCCCGAAGGGATGGGCCCCTGGGAGACGTTTGACGCCGACGTGCTCGGCGGCAACTATCACGGGCACTACAAGGCCGACCTGGGGCTCGACGTGAAGACGGTCGAAGCCAATCGGGGTCACGAGATTCTCACGGGCGTTGACCTGAACGGTTGGCACGCGCCGGGCGAGTTGTACCAGGTGTCGCCGATTGCCAAGGATTGCAAGGTGCTGCTAACTGGCGCGATCGCTGGCCAGCCGGCCGAACCGCTGGCCTGGACGCGCAGCGTGAAGAACTCGCGCATCTTCTACACGGCGCTGGGGCACCCCGACCACTTTACCGACGCGCGGTTTCGCAAGCTATTGGCCAATGCCATGCAATGGGCGATGGCCGGCGGCGATCAACCCTTGTTTCCTTATCGCAAGTTGAAGCTGCGCGAAAGCGGCGAGGCCTTGTCGCCCGCCGAAGCTTACAAGGCGCTCACCACGTCGACCGGCCTGGAAGCGAAGCTGGTCCTCAACGAGCCGCAAGTGGCCCAGCCCATCTACATGAGCTTCGATGATCGCGGGCGGATGTGGGTGATTCAGTACCTGCAATACCCGTTTCCGGCGGGGCTGAAGATTCTGAGCGAGGATAAGTTCCTGCGCGCCACCTACGACAAGGTGCCGCCGCCGCCGCCGCATCACTTCCCCGGGCTCGACAAGATCACCATTCACGAGGACACCGACGGCGACGGCACATACGACAAGCACAAGACGTTCGTGCAAGGACTGAACATCGCGTCGGCGGCGCTCAAAGGTCGCGGCGGCGTCTGGGTGTTGAACCCGCCGTACTTGCTGTTCTATCCCGATCGAAACAACGACGACGTGCCGGACGGCGACCCCGAAGTACACTTGTCGGGCTTTGGCATGGAAGACACGCACTCGGTGGTCAACAGCCTGCAATGGGGGCCCGATGGCTGGCTGTATGCCGCGCAAGGGAGCACGGTCAGCGGCGCGGTCATCCGTCCCGGTCGCGACAAGCAATCGACCAACTCCCAGGGGCAATTGATCTGGCGCTACCATCCCGAAACGCGGCGCTATGAAATCTTTGCCGAAGGGGGCGGCAACGCCTTCGGCGTCGAGATCGACAGCGTGGGGCGAATCTTCTCGGGACACAACGGCGGCGACACGCGCGGGTTTCACTACGTGCAGGGGGGCTACTACCAGAAAGGTTTCGCCAAGCACGGCGCGCTGTCCAATCCGTTCACATTCGGCTACTTCCCCGCCATGAAGCACGTGAAGGTGCCGCGGTTCACGCACTGCACGATCATCTACGAAGGGGGCGCTCTGCCCGAGCAATATGCCGGCCGACTATTCGGCGTGCATCCCTTGTTGAGCCACGTCGTGTACAGCCAGTTGGACCGTGACGGCTCGTCGTTCCAAACGACCGATCTGGGGCACGCGGTCGATTCGACCGACGCTTGGTTCCGTCCGGTGGACATCAAGCTGGGCCCCGACGGGGCGATCTACGTGGCCGACATGTACGAAGGACAGATCGCGCACCTGCTGCACCACGAAGGCAAGATTGATCGGAGCAATGGACGGATTTACCGCGTGCAAGCCGCGGGGGCCAAGCCCGCGAAGCCGATCAATCTGGCGGCGGCTTCGTCGGCCGAGTTGGCCGGCTACCTGGCACACCCCAACAAGTGGGTCCGGCGGCAAGCACTCGTGGTATTGGGAGACAGGAAAGACAAGAGCGTCGCGCCGCAGTTGCTACAGAATTTGCAGTCCGAGCAGGGACAAGTGGCGCTCGAATCGTTGTGGGCCTTGAACGTGATCGACGCCTTGGACGAGGCGACAGCCCTGGCGGCCTTGAACCATGCGAATCCCCAGGTGAGGGCCTGGACCATTCGCTTGCGCGGTGACGCCAAGCAAGTGTCCCCCGAGTTCGCCGCCCGGCTTGAAAGCCTGGCCGCGACCGAAACCTCGGTTGAGGTGCGCAGCCAGTTGGCCTGCACCGCTCGGCGGTTGCCGACGGCCCAGTGCTTGCCGATTGTCGCGCGGCTGCTCACGCACAGTGAAGACGTCGAGGATATCCACCTGCCGCTGCTGTTGTGGTGGGCTATCGAGTCGAAGGCCGGCAGCGATCGCGAACAAGTCGCGGCCTTGTTCAAGGACGAGGCGTTCTGGAATCTGCCGCTGGTGTCCAAACACATTGCCGCGCGCGCCATGCGGCGGTTCGCGGCAGCCGGCACGCGCAAGGATCTGATGATCTGCGCGTTGTTGTTACAGCAATCCCCCGGCGAGGCGCACAGCAAGCTCTTGATGCAAGGGTTTGAAGAGGCGTTCCAAGGGCGGCCGGTGACGAACCTGCCGCCCGAGCTGCTCGAGGCCATGTCACGCTTCGGCGGTGGTTCGCTGGTGCTGGGCGTGCGTCAAGGCAAGGCCGACGCGCTCGAAAAAGCCCTGGCGGCCGTGACCGACGAAAAAGGAGACATTAGCCAGCGGCTGCAACTGGTGCAAGTCCTGGGCGAGGTGAAGCAGCCGCAGTGCGTGCCGGTGCTGTTGAGTGTGTTGGCGGCCACGACGGACGACGGGCTGAAGATGATGGTGTTGACCGCGCTGCAAAGTTACGACGCGCCGCAGATCGCGCCGGCGGTGATTGCCGCGTACCCGGACCTGACCGACGACGTGCGAAGCGTGGCTCAGTCGCTCTTGGTCGGCCGGAAGCGCTGGGCGATCGACCTGTTGGCGGCCGTCGATCGCGACCAGATTCCGGCTCGCGGCATTCCGCTCGACGTGGTTCGCAAGCTGACCGTGCATCGCGACGAGACGATCGCCGCCGGCGTGGCCAAGCACTGGGGCAAGATCGACGGGGCGACGACCGCCCAGATGCAGACTCGGATCGCGCAGCTGCGCGATACGCTCGAATCGGGCAATGGCACGCCGTACGAGGGGAAGAAGCTGTTCACCACCACCTGTGCCAAGTGCCATCAACTGTTCGGCCAGGGGGGGCAGATCGGGCCCGACCTCACGAGCTTCAAGCGCGACGACCTGAGCAACATGCTCGTCAACATCGTCAACCCCAGCGCCGAGGTGCGCGAAGGATTCGAGACGTACCAGGCCGTGACCAACGACGGCCGGGTGGTGATCGGTTTCCTGGTGGAGCGGGACAATCAGGTGGTGGTCTTGCGCGGCGCCGACGGCCAGAACGTGTCGCTGCCGCAAAGCGAAATCGAAGAGCTGGCCCGAGCGCCCAAGTCGATCATGCCCGAGGGGCAGCTCGACACGATGACCGAGCAGCAAGTGCGGGATCTGTTCGCGTACTTGCGCAGCACGCAACCGTTGGCGAATTGA
- a CDS encoding FMN-binding negative transcriptional regulator: MYIPDHFAETDQAKLFAFIEQHSFGLLTSQLDGGLMASHLPLLLDRAAGPHGTLIGHMARANPHWRADGAEMLAVFSGPHAYISPAWYQAERVVPTWNYAAVHAYGRFERIDDPAQTVQIVRDYVAFYERSYERPWQVPASETEFIEQMARGVVAFRIPITRLEGKWKLNQNHSRERRERVIVALQAQGDENSIAVARLMEETLDSK, encoded by the coding sequence ATGTACATCCCCGATCATTTTGCCGAGACGGACCAAGCCAAGCTGTTCGCGTTCATCGAGCAGCATAGTTTTGGGCTGTTGACTTCACAACTCGACGGAGGGTTGATGGCCAGCCATCTGCCCCTATTGCTCGATCGCGCGGCCGGCCCGCACGGCACGCTGATCGGCCACATGGCCCGGGCTAATCCTCACTGGCGGGCTGACGGCGCCGAGATGCTGGCGGTCTTCTCGGGCCCCCACGCCTACATCTCGCCCGCCTGGTATCAGGCCGAGCGGGTCGTGCCGACTTGGAATTACGCCGCGGTCCATGCGTACGGCCGGTTCGAGCGGATCGACGACCCAGCACAGACAGTGCAGATTGTGCGAGACTACGTGGCATTTTACGAACGGTCGTACGAGCGCCCTTGGCAAGTGCCGGCCAGCGAGACGGAGTTCATCGAGCAGATGGCCCGCGGCGTGGTGGCGTTCCGCATTCCGATCACGCGATTGGAAGGGAAGTGGAAGCTCAATCAAAACCATTCCCGCGAGCGGCGCGAGCGCGTGATCGTCGCCTTGCAAGCGCAGGGAGATGAAAACTCAATCGCCGTGGCGCGGTTGATGGAAGAAACGCTCGACAGCAAGTAA
- a CDS encoding GNAT family N-acetyltransferase translates to MPTILQTPRLRLREMTPDDLDFLATMLADAEVMRWYPKQLDRIESLAWLDRQLLRYQRDGYGIWLAERRNDGTPIGQIGPVQQSATGTNEAGITYLVHRPYWRQGYATEGAAAVRDYIWNTIGQRRAITLIRPENVPSQGVARKLGMTRAEGVYQLANFDHWLFVAEQETVSN, encoded by the coding sequence ATGCCAACCATCTTACAAACTCCCCGGCTGCGGTTGCGCGAGATGACGCCTGACGATCTCGACTTTCTGGCCACCATGCTGGCCGACGCCGAGGTGATGCGCTGGTATCCCAAGCAGCTCGACCGGATCGAGTCGCTCGCCTGGCTCGACCGGCAATTACTTCGCTACCAGCGCGACGGCTATGGCATTTGGCTGGCCGAGCGGCGCAACGACGGCACGCCGATCGGACAGATTGGCCCGGTGCAACAGTCGGCCACCGGAACCAATGAGGCAGGCATCACCTATTTGGTTCACCGCCCCTATTGGCGACAAGGCTACGCCACCGAAGGAGCCGCGGCGGTGCGCGATTACATCTGGAATACGATCGGCCAGCGGCGAGCGATCACGTTGATTCGCCCCGAGAATGTCCCGTCGCAAGGCGTGGCTCGCAAGCTGGGCATGACCCGAGCCGAAGGCGTCTACCAACTGGCCAACTTCGATCATTGGCTGTTTGTGGCGGAGCAGGAAACGGTTAGCAATTAG
- a CDS encoding protein kinase, whose translation MGMAADQFGKALVASGLLTIDEVQALWQSLPTDARPKDGEQLAKLLVERGKLTEFQAKQTLAGRAAALVMNQYVLLEKIGAGGMGQVYKAQHKRLKRLTAIKVLPASLVKNAEAIKRFQREVESAARLSHANIVQAYDADECNGVHFLAMEYVEGRDLSTLVRERGALPVSDVVNYILQAARGLAYAHAEGMVHRDIKPANLLLDKKGVVKILDMGLARFEDGGQQQELTQSGMVMGTVEYMAPEQAKNTRGADARSDVYSLGCSLYRIMIGENVYDAESTIAKIIAHMQAPIPSLRTKRAEVPAEVDRIYQRMLAKRPEDRYQNAGELLVDLEAWQKGSSGGGSDSIFDDASPQLNEFLSNIGSATSGIGRSSSGIMRAASASGISKTAITPSKGTETGPISKALSGTERLPVATMLDEASGRSAVVAATEMTGEAEPGPAQSKKLMMIGGGVIAAMLVVSVGAWALLSKSSPKTEVAAHTAKPAPAVKPAVPEKKAEPSAATPAPADEGIAVPTAANPARDRAIAQFLLEQGISVTIEPGTIGAAQTLSGNATLPKHDFVVVRAGFPSNKTPDEEALAKLPELRQLKSLNVYGAKLTDAMVKSWDKLPQLESLDITNNQLTGTVLLTLRNQRSLRFLGMYQNQIPPRAGASFAASQFSLGTLKADFDEPAVIAFKPPPDLRSIELYGLATTDAALKRIGTWSKIDDLRIPNGKVTEAGFKELAQLKDLKKLYLEITDISDPWLVHLQQLPKLEWLQVNNTLITDAGLEHLAKIRTLRFLRGARSAITAAGVAKLQTALPQCKIDWKPVK comes from the coding sequence ATGGGCATGGCCGCGGATCAATTCGGCAAGGCACTGGTCGCGTCGGGACTCCTGACGATCGACGAGGTGCAGGCGCTTTGGCAATCGCTGCCAACTGACGCTCGCCCCAAGGACGGCGAGCAATTGGCCAAGCTGCTGGTCGAGCGCGGCAAGCTGACCGAGTTTCAAGCCAAGCAGACCTTGGCCGGCCGCGCCGCGGCGCTGGTGATGAACCAGTACGTGCTGCTCGAGAAAATCGGCGCCGGTGGCATGGGCCAGGTCTACAAGGCGCAGCACAAGCGGCTCAAGCGATTGACCGCCATCAAGGTGTTGCCCGCCTCGCTGGTCAAAAACGCCGAGGCGATCAAGCGGTTTCAGCGCGAAGTCGAATCGGCCGCGCGGCTGTCCCACGCCAACATCGTCCAGGCCTACGACGCCGACGAGTGCAATGGCGTTCACTTTCTGGCGATGGAATACGTCGAGGGGCGCGATCTGTCGACCCTGGTGCGCGAGCGCGGCGCGCTGCCGGTGAGCGACGTGGTGAACTACATCCTGCAGGCGGCGCGCGGGCTGGCCTATGCCCATGCCGAAGGGATGGTTCACCGCGACATCAAGCCGGCCAACTTGCTGCTCGACAAGAAGGGAGTGGTCAAGATTCTCGACATGGGGCTGGCCCGCTTCGAGGACGGCGGCCAGCAACAAGAGCTGACCCAGTCAGGCATGGTGATGGGGACAGTCGAGTACATGGCGCCGGAGCAGGCCAAGAACACCCGCGGGGCCGACGCCCGCAGCGACGTTTACAGCTTGGGCTGTTCGCTCTATCGAATCATGATCGGCGAGAACGTGTACGACGCCGAGTCAACCATCGCCAAGATCATCGCCCACATGCAGGCGCCGATTCCCTCGCTGCGAACCAAGCGCGCCGAGGTGCCGGCCGAGGTCGATCGGATTTACCAGCGGATGCTGGCCAAACGTCCCGAGGATCGTTACCAGAACGCCGGCGAGCTGCTCGTCGACCTGGAAGCCTGGCAGAAAGGGAGCAGCGGCGGCGGGTCGGACTCGATCTTCGATGACGCGAGCCCGCAGTTGAATGAGTTTCTCAGCAACATCGGCTCGGCCACCAGCGGCATCGGCCGCTCGTCGAGCGGCATCATGCGTGCGGCGTCCGCGAGCGGCATTTCCAAGACCGCGATCACGCCGAGCAAAGGGACCGAGACCGGCCCCATCAGCAAGGCGCTGTCTGGCACCGAGCGGTTGCCGGTGGCCACCATGTTGGACGAGGCCAGCGGCCGCAGCGCCGTGGTAGCCGCAACCGAAATGACGGGCGAGGCCGAACCAGGACCGGCGCAATCGAAGAAGCTGATGATGATCGGCGGCGGCGTCATCGCGGCCATGCTGGTCGTGTCGGTGGGGGCGTGGGCGCTATTGAGCAAGTCTTCGCCCAAGACCGAGGTGGCGGCACACACCGCGAAACCAGCTCCCGCCGTGAAGCCCGCCGTGCCCGAGAAGAAAGCCGAGCCTAGCGCGGCGACGCCCGCCCCGGCGGACGAGGGGATCGCCGTCCCGACTGCCGCCAATCCGGCCCGCGACCGAGCCATTGCCCAGTTCTTGCTGGAGCAGGGGATCAGCGTGACGATCGAGCCGGGCACGATCGGCGCGGCACAAACGCTGAGCGGCAATGCGACGCTGCCGAAACATGACTTCGTCGTGGTTCGCGCCGGCTTCCCCAGCAACAAGACACCCGACGAAGAAGCCTTGGCCAAGCTGCCCGAATTGCGGCAGTTGAAATCTCTGAACGTCTATGGCGCCAAGCTGACCGACGCGATGGTCAAATCCTGGGATAAGTTGCCGCAACTCGAGTCCCTCGATATTACCAACAACCAACTGACCGGGACGGTGTTGTTGACCCTGAGAAATCAGCGGAGTCTACGGTTCCTGGGCATGTACCAGAATCAGATCCCGCCCCGTGCGGGCGCTTCGTTCGCGGCCAGTCAGTTCTCGCTCGGCACGTTGAAGGCCGATTTCGACGAACCGGCGGTCATCGCGTTCAAGCCGCCCCCCGATTTGCGTTCGATTGAGCTGTATGGGCTGGCCACGACCGACGCGGCGCTGAAACGCATCGGCACGTGGAGCAAGATCGACGATTTGCGCATCCCCAACGGCAAGGTGACCGAAGCAGGATTCAAAGAACTAGCGCAGCTCAAGGATCTGAAAAAGCTGTATCTCGAAATCACGGACATCAGCGACCCCTGGCTCGTTCACCTGCAACAGTTGCCCAAGCTGGAATGGTTGCAGGTGAACAATACGCTGATCACCGACGCCGGGCTGGAACACCTGGCCAAGATTCGCACGCTTCGGTTTTTGAGAGGGGCGCGGTCGGCAATCACCGCCGCCGGCGTCGCCAAACTGCAAACGGCGCTCCCCCAGTGCAAGATCGACTGGAAGCCGGTGAAATAG
- a CDS encoding CPXCG motif-containing cysteine-rich protein, with product MNSKRRRDRDEGSYLCDACGEEIVIPLDLSAGESQEYVEDCPVCCRANVIHVEIDEDGSARVWAEPE from the coding sequence ATGAATTCCAAACGCCGGCGCGATCGAGACGAAGGAAGCTACCTCTGCGACGCCTGTGGCGAGGAGATCGTGATCCCGCTCGACCTGTCCGCCGGCGAGTCGCAAGAGTACGTCGAAGACTGCCCGGTCTGCTGTCGAGCGAACGTAATTCACGTCGAGATCGACGAAGACGGCAGCGCCCGAGTCTGGGCCGAGCCGGAGTGA
- a CDS encoding STAS domain-containing protein, with protein MGVHRRLEVAEVGDVTVVRFVDRKILDDANIQEMGQELFQLVEEDQRQKLLLNFSQVDFLSSAALGKLITLDKKVKAHGGKLRLSNIRPEIFEVFAITKLNKLFDICEDEAAAITSFQAEA; from the coding sequence ATGGGGGTTCATCGTCGTTTGGAAGTAGCCGAAGTGGGCGACGTGACGGTCGTGCGGTTCGTGGACCGCAAGATTCTCGACGATGCCAACATCCAGGAGATGGGACAAGAACTGTTCCAACTGGTCGAAGAAGATCAGCGGCAGAAGCTGCTGTTGAACTTCTCGCAGGTTGACTTCCTGTCGAGTGCCGCGCTGGGCAAGCTGATCACCTTGGACAAGAAGGTGAAGGCCCACGGGGGCAAGCTCCGCCTGAGCAACATCCGCCCTGAGATATTTGAAGTCTTCGCGATCACCAAGCTGAACAAGCTGTTCGACATCTGCGAAGACGAAGCGGCCGCGATAACTTCCTTTCAAGCCGAGGCTTGA
- a CDS encoding alpha/beta fold hydrolase, whose translation MSHGCTSRRIFTSPNRSFVFCALLVVNLATFAGCKCWSKPAEWRDGECRYDHTIHHTATEVVVAPAGHTHGFSKPLGCPKSLVLAREASNLEAAGDALCVDAYYAAACQAWREVAALGRKPSRTELAEVSQPYHACVAKLIVTADRFHKIDPDRGLQVLDHGRQVIVPIERLGFAWSSEDFNGFELVGEYKIGKRSPTTRTTGLGVPLVVKRLRCQRDEFYREVQPFAATAVLCPREPRPIAQRSSRGRAASATNEPEIVTPELLSAETCFELRLYNPLNCAQVELTSGRWPLAGDQTAPLAWQMSQSRNNPVQAFLRPDANDAEPQLVMLEPYQAGKIPVVFVHGLLSDPSTWIDLGNQLRAQAWFRERYQVWVFRYPTGAPFLVSAAALRRELNAALHSAPEAEGDLAGNFMVLVGHSMGGLVSKLQVTDSGNRLWELVANRPMDQLVASDADRNHLQQVFCFEPQPFVRHVVFIGTPHRGSTMARRGIGRLTSLVARESSEAKERQRRLMDDNPGAFKTALRMKIPTSVDLLEPSNPLLAAMEQMPIAPCVQLHSIIGVAKPVSCEGPGDGVVTVASATHPGVASEKLVDEKHEELHHAAATVIELERILQQNARDYARALDRGEMRNDE comes from the coding sequence ATGTCGCACGGTTGCACAAGTCGGCGCATCTTCACATCACCAAACCGCTCGTTCGTCTTTTGCGCGTTGTTGGTGGTAAACCTTGCCACCTTTGCCGGCTGTAAATGCTGGTCAAAGCCTGCCGAGTGGCGCGACGGCGAGTGCCGCTACGACCACACAATCCACCACACGGCCACCGAAGTAGTCGTCGCGCCGGCGGGTCACACGCACGGTTTTTCCAAGCCACTCGGCTGCCCCAAGTCGCTGGTCCTGGCCCGCGAGGCCAGCAACCTGGAAGCGGCCGGCGACGCGCTGTGCGTCGACGCCTATTACGCCGCCGCGTGCCAGGCCTGGCGCGAGGTGGCCGCGCTCGGGCGGAAGCCTTCGCGAACCGAGCTGGCGGAAGTATCCCAGCCATATCACGCCTGTGTGGCCAAGCTGATCGTCACGGCCGATCGGTTTCACAAGATCGATCCGGATCGGGGGCTGCAAGTGCTCGACCACGGCCGGCAGGTGATCGTGCCGATCGAGCGCTTGGGCTTCGCCTGGAGCAGCGAGGACTTCAACGGCTTTGAACTGGTTGGCGAGTACAAGATCGGCAAGCGTTCGCCGACGACGCGCACCACGGGCCTGGGCGTGCCGCTGGTCGTCAAGCGTTTGCGTTGCCAGCGTGATGAGTTCTATCGCGAAGTGCAACCGTTCGCGGCCACGGCCGTGTTGTGTCCGCGCGAGCCGCGGCCGATTGCCCAGCGTTCGAGTCGCGGGCGCGCGGCCTCGGCCACCAACGAACCCGAGATCGTCACGCCCGAGCTGTTGTCGGCCGAGACGTGCTTCGAGCTGCGACTCTACAACCCGTTGAACTGCGCGCAGGTTGAATTGACGAGCGGGCGTTGGCCCCTGGCCGGCGACCAGACAGCGCCACTGGCCTGGCAGATGAGCCAGAGCCGGAACAATCCGGTCCAGGCGTTCCTGCGTCCCGACGCCAACGACGCCGAGCCCCAGTTGGTGATGCTCGAACCGTACCAGGCGGGCAAGATTCCGGTGGTGTTCGTACACGGTTTGTTGTCGGACCCCAGCACGTGGATCGACCTGGGGAACCAGTTGCGGGCCCAGGCCTGGTTCCGCGAGCGTTACCAGGTCTGGGTATTCCGCTATCCAACCGGGGCGCCGTTTCTGGTCAGCGCGGCGGCGCTGCGGCGCGAGCTGAACGCCGCCTTGCACAGCGCGCCCGAGGCTGAGGGGGATCTGGCCGGCAACTTCATGGTGCTGGTCGGGCACAGCATGGGGGGCTTGGTCTCGAAGCTGCAAGTCACCGATAGCGGCAACCGGCTGTGGGAGTTGGTGGCCAATCGGCCGATGGACCAACTGGTGGCCAGCGACGCCGATCGGAACCACTTGCAGCAGGTGTTCTGCTTCGAGCCGCAGCCGTTTGTCCGGCACGTGGTGTTCATCGGCACGCCGCATCGCGGCTCGACCATGGCGCGGCGCGGGATTGGTCGGTTGACGTCGCTGGTGGCTCGCGAAAGCAGCGAAGCCAAGGAGCGGCAGCGGCGGCTGATGGACGACAACCCGGGCGCGTTCAAGACCGCGCTGCGGATGAAGATTCCGACCAGCGTCGATCTGCTCGAGCCGTCGAACCCGCTGCTGGCGGCGATGGAGCAGATGCCCATCGCCCCGTGCGTGCAGTTGCACTCGATCATCGGCGTGGCCAAGCCAGTGTCGTGCGAAGGACCGGGCGACGGCGTGGTGACGGTCGCCAGCGCCACCCACCCGGGCGTGGCGTCCGAGAAGCTGGTCGACGAGAAGCACGAAGAACTGCACCACGCGGCGGCCACGGTGATCGAGCTAGAGCGGATTCTGCAGCAAAACGCCCGCGATTACGCCCGAGCGCTGGACCGAGGGGAGATGCGAAACGATGAATGA